A stretch of Hypomesus transpacificus isolate Combined female chromosome 7, fHypTra1, whole genome shotgun sequence DNA encodes these proteins:
- the LOC124469300 gene encoding metalloproteinase inhibitor 3-like — protein MQSFYQLMSVLFVFGSLQINQLTEGCSCALSHPQDAYCNSDIVIRAKVVGKKLLKDGPFGTIRYTVKQMKMYKGFTKMQHVQHIYTDASESLCGVKFDINKYQYLITGRVFDGKVYTGLCNFNERWERLSLSQKKGINHRYQLGCNCRIKPCHYLPCFVTSKNECLWTDMLSHFGYPGYQSRHYACVQQKEGYCSWYRGMNSRDKTTINATDP, from the exons ATGCAGTCGTTCTATCAGCTGATGAGCGTACTGTTTGTCTTCGGCAGCCTCCAGATAAACCAACTGACAGAAGGCTGCTCGTGCGCTCTTTCGCACCCGCAAGATGCGTACTGTAACTCTGACATAG TGATCCGTGCCAAAGTGGTTGGTAAGAAGCTTCTGAAGGATGGGCCTTTTGGAACGATACGCTACACAGTGAAGCAGATGAAG ATGTACAAAGGATTCACCAAAATGCAGCACGTTCAGCACATCTATACTGACGCCTCCGAGAGCTTGTGTGGGGTGAAGTTTGACATCAACAAATACCAGTACCTTATTACAG ggcgCGTGTTCGATGGGAAGGTCTACACCGGGCTGTGCAACTTCAACGAGCGGTGGGAgcgcctctctctgtcccagaaGAAAGGCATCAACCACCGCTACCAGCTAGGCTGCAACTGCAGG ATAAAGCCCTGCCACTACCTGCCCTGTTTTGTGACCTCAAAGAACGAGTGCCTGTGGACGGACATGTTGTCCCATTTCGGTTACCCCGGCTACCAGTCCCGGCACTACGCGTGCGTCCAACAGAAGGAAGGCTACTGCAGCTGGTACCGGGGGATGAACTCCCGTGACAAAACAACTATCAACGCCACCGACCCCTGA